A window of Fusarium verticillioides 7600 chromosome 7, whole genome shotgun sequence genomic DNA:
CGCGCAGCTGTTTACCAGCCTTGTGCACAGGCAGAGCTGCTCGAATCCGGCACACTTGACGATGTCCGAAAGGAATCTGTTCTCAATGATGTCATGACTTTCTGGAAGAACAAGCAAAGGGTAGCTTCTATCACGAAGACTCAAGATGCCGATATATTCCCTGCCGGGCTCAATTGCCCGCAACCCAAGCTTGCCAAAATCTTGGTTGACCATCTCCTCAATAAATACAATGCCGAGATCAAGTTCTGCCAGAAGGTCATTCAAATAAACTCCGATTTTGGACAAGATACAGTCGAAGTCGTGGCCTTGGACACTACTACAAACCAAGAGATCAGATATGCGTGCAACTGGCTGGTAGGAGCCGACGGCGCTGGGTCAGCCGTCCGCAGACTCTCCGACATCACATTTGACGGCTTCTCTTGGCCTAAGGAAGACTTCGTCGCGACCAACGTACGCTTTGATTTCATGAAGCATGGATTCTCGACCGCCAACTTTATCATGGACCCTGTGCACTGGTCCGTCGTATGCATTCTAGACGACGCTGGCCTTTGGCGTTGTGCCTTTGGTGTTAAGGCGGGAATGACAAACGATGAGATTCGggccgagattgaagagcACTACAAGCACATTTTCCCAGTCTGGCCTGTCGAATACGAGCTAGTGGAACTAAATAAGTATAAGCCTCATCAGAGATGTGCTTCGACTTTCAAGAAAGGGAGAGTTTTGCTGGCGGGAGATGCAGCTCATGTGAGTACTAATGCTCGGACCTTTGTAACCACATTC
This region includes:
- a CDS encoding hypothetical protein (At least one base has a quality score < 10), which codes for MSSANANPHPVIIVGAGPVGLITAVNLAKLNVPVLILERNHEVDQSPRAAVYQPCAQAELLESGTLDDVRKESVLNDVMTFWKNKQRVASITKTQDADIFPAGLNCPQPKLAKILVDHLLNKYNAEIKFCQKVIQINSDFGQDTVEVVALDTTTNQEIRYACNWLVGADGAGSAVRRLSDITFDGFSWPKEDFVATNVRFDFMKHGFSTANFIMDPVHWSVVCILDDAGLWRCAFGVKAGMTNDEIRAEIEEHYKHIFPVWPVEYELVELNKYKPHQRCASTFKKGRVLLAGDAAHSNNPIGGLGLTTGLLDAGPLGRALGAVIHGRAPEDLLDYWANARREKWLTFTNAFSIENKRMIQMGGYSEDPLGIWADDQVAKEHSMEKWVRTATPEKRQEDAEFHKSLAELHNQDMVHVKQWSITLDPRWMEEYEDPEVVGYRISLRPDRT